The following proteins come from a genomic window of Nostoc sp. ATCC 53789:
- a CDS encoding Crp/Fnr family transcriptional regulator: protein MSENTLKPQVNRLLAALPTSDYERLVPHLKLVSLPTRQVIYEPGEPITEVYFPQNAVVSIVTIMEDGSTVEVGIVSNEGMVGIPVILGGNTTTTKAFVQVAGAGMQMDADVLRTEFKRGGAIQKLLLRYVRAIYTELTQGCACNRLHTLEERLARWLLTVSDRLESDDFPLTQEFIAQMLGVRRSGVTVAASTLSRAGMIRYQRGQISILNREDLEATSCECYQVIQKEFARLLGNQPRRDRR, encoded by the coding sequence GTGAGTGAAAATACTCTTAAGCCGCAAGTAAATAGATTACTAGCGGCTTTGCCAACTAGTGATTATGAGCGTCTTGTTCCGCACCTGAAGTTAGTTTCACTTCCCACTCGGCAAGTTATTTACGAACCAGGAGAACCCATCACAGAGGTCTATTTTCCCCAAAACGCAGTGGTTTCTATAGTCACTATTATGGAAGATGGTTCGACGGTGGAAGTTGGGATAGTGAGCAATGAAGGCATGGTGGGTATCCCAGTAATTTTAGGAGGAAATACAACAACTACAAAAGCGTTTGTCCAAGTTGCGGGCGCTGGAATGCAAATGGATGCAGATGTTCTCAGAACCGAGTTCAAACGAGGCGGAGCTATTCAAAAGCTGCTGCTGCGCTATGTACGAGCTATATATACAGAACTTACGCAAGGATGTGCTTGCAACCGTCTTCATACACTAGAAGAACGGCTAGCTCGTTGGCTTCTAACAGTTTCTGACCGTCTGGAATCAGATGATTTTCCACTCACGCAAGAATTTATCGCCCAAATGCTAGGTGTACGTCGTTCTGGTGTAACAGTAGCGGCTAGCACCCTGAGCCGAGCCGGAATGATTCGCTATCAGCGTGGTCAAATTAGTATTCTCAACCGAGAGGATTTGGAAGCAACTTCCTGCGAGTGTTATCAAGTCATACAAAAGGAATTTGCTCGTTTACTGGGGAATCAGCCAAGGCGTGATCGCCGATGA
- a CDS encoding Crp/Fnr family transcriptional regulator: MSLNKNLFQQPPNKLLAALPASDYERLLPHLKLVKLPVQQILYEAAEPITQVYFPDKAVVSIVTTMEDGSTAEVGIVSNEGMVGIPVILGDNTTTTTAFVQISGAAMQINADVLRNEFNRGGVIQKLLLCYVQAVYSELAQGAACNRLHTLEERLARWLLTVSDRLESEDFPLTHEFISQMLGVRRSGVTVAASTLSRAGMISYQRGHISILNREDLEATSCECHQVIQNEFARLLGFLPSNRAKKIF; this comes from the coding sequence ATGTCATTAAACAAAAACCTTTTTCAGCAACCACCAAATAAGCTGCTTGCAGCCTTACCAGCTAGTGATTATGAGCGTCTTCTTCCCCATCTAAAGCTAGTTAAGCTTCCAGTTCAGCAAATTCTTTACGAAGCAGCCGAACCGATTACACAGGTCTATTTTCCTGATAAGGCAGTGGTTTCTATAGTCACCACTATGGAAGATGGCTCAACGGCAGAAGTTGGGATAGTTAGCAATGAAGGCATGGTGGGTATCCCAGTAATTTTAGGAGACAACACCACAACCACAACAGCGTTTGTGCAGATTTCGGGCGCGGCTATGCAAATCAATGCAGATGTACTCAGAAACGAGTTCAATCGAGGCGGAGTTATTCAAAAGCTACTGCTGTGCTATGTACAAGCTGTATACTCTGAACTAGCGCAAGGAGCGGCTTGCAACCGTCTTCATACACTAGAAGAACGGCTAGCCCGATGGCTACTGACAGTCTCAGACCGTTTGGAATCAGAAGATTTTCCACTCACGCACGAATTTATCTCCCAGATGCTAGGTGTACGTCGTTCTGGCGTGACGGTAGCGGCTAGCACCCTCAGCCGAGCCGGAATGATCAGCTACCAACGTGGTCATATTAGCATTCTGAACCGAGAAGATTTGGAAGCAACTTCCTGCGAGTGTCATCAAGTCATACAAAACGAATTTGCTCGGTTACTGGGCTTTTTGCCCAGTAACCGAGCCAAAAAAATTTTTTGA